The Pyrus communis chromosome 2, drPyrComm1.1, whole genome shotgun sequence genome includes a window with the following:
- the LOC137724970 gene encoding secreted RxLR effector protein 161-like has product MYENKPFKSHKYAPISRFVERPTELHLKAAKRVLRYLKGTVNFGLVYKKGGEEELFGYTDSDYAGDQDDRKSTSGYVFMLSSGAVFWSLKKQPMVTLSTTEAEFIAAASSACKAVWLRRILRQLNHDSHKFTTISCDNSSTIKLSNNPVMHGCSKHIDVRFHFLRELTKDEVVELTQCSSQE; this is encoded by the coding sequence atgtacgagaacaagccatttaagtcgcataaatatgctcctatcagtaggtTCGTGGAACGACCTACTGAGTTGCATCTTAAAGCAGCAAAGAGGGTGTTGAGATACTTGAAGGGCACGGTGAATTTTGGGTTGGTCTATaagaaaggaggagaagaagaactcTTCGGATACACTGACAGTGATTATGCTGGAGATCAGGATGATAGGAAGAGTACTTCTGGATACGTTTTTATGTTAAGTTCAGGGGCAGTCTTTTGGTCCTTAAAGAAACAACCGATGGTCACGTTATCTACCACCGAAGCTGAGTTTATAGCTGCAGCCTCAAGTGCATGTAAAGCAGTCTGGTTAAGGAGGATCTTGCGACAGCTCAATCATGATTCGCATAAATTTACAACCATTTCCTGTGATAATAGTTCTACCATTAAGCTCTCAAATAACCCAGTGATGCATGGGTGTAGCAAACATATAGATGTTCGGTTCCACTTTCTTCGAGAGCTTACCAAAGATGAGGTTGTAGAGTTGACTCAATGTTCGTCGCAGGAGTAG